In Corylus avellana chromosome ca2, CavTom2PMs-1.0, the following proteins share a genomic window:
- the LOC132171838 gene encoding cyclic phosphodiesterase-like isoform X2 gives MANPETAKVEVEVEEEEEKHVYSVWALPPDDVAARLKKLMDGLRSEFGGPHFEPHITVVGAISLTPDDALRRFRSACDGVKAYAASVDRVATGSFFYQCVLLLVHPTAEVVETSAHCNGHFGYKTSTPYMPHLSLLYGDLTEEEKKKAEEKANIFDESIRSLSFQVTRLALYKTDTEDKTLKSWEKIAECNLTSS, from the exons gtggaggtggaggaggaggaggagaagcaCGTGTATTCCGTGTGGGCGCTCCCACCGGACGACGTGGCAGCGCGGCTGAAGAAGCTGATGGACGGCCTACGATCCGAGTTCGGCGGGCCCCACTTCGAGCCCCACATCACGGTCGTTGGGGCAATCAGTTTGACGCCGGACGACGCGCTTCGCAGGTTCCGATCGGCGTGCGACGGCGTCAAGGCCTACGCTGCCTCCGTGGATCGTGTCGCCACCGGGTCCTTCTTTTATCAGTGTGTTTTGCTCCTCGTCCATCCAACGGCTGAG GTAGTGGAAACTAGTGCACATTGCAATGGGCATTTTGGATACAAGACATCTACTC CTTACATGCCACATTTGAGCCTCCTTTATGGGGATCTGAcagaagaggagaagaagaaagctgAAGAAAAAGCTAACATCTTTGATGAAAGCATTAGGAGCCTGAGCTTCCAAGTTACTCGTCTTGCATTATACAAAACAGACACTGAAGACAAAACTCTCAAATCCTGGGAGAAAATTGCCGAATGCAACCTTACCTCAAgttag
- the LOC132171641 gene encoding cyclic phosphodiesterase-like (The sequence of the model RefSeq protein was modified relative to this genomic sequence to represent the inferred CDS: added 26 bases not found in genome assembly): protein MCHPHKVPHTTPMFSSNPIIFNSSTPPSFPINLNAPKSIPRQLSETPKSYFPRLRLCLPMANPETAKVEVEEEEEKHVYSVWALPPDDVAARLKKLMDGLRSEFGGPHFEPHITVVGAISLTPDDALRRFRSACDGVKAYAASVDRVATGSFFYQCVLLLVHPTAEVVETSAHCNGHFGYKTSTPYMPHLSLLYGDLTEEEKKKAEEKANIFDESIRSLSFQVTRLALYKTDTEDKTLKSWEKIAECNLTSSELLGFVA from the exons ATGTGCCATCCACATAAGGTGCCACACACCACTCCCATGTTCTCTTCCAACCCAATCATATTCAACTCTTCGACGCCCCCCTCTTTCCCAATAAACCTTAACGCCCCAAAATCTATTCCACGTCAGCTTTCTGAAACGCCCAAATCGTATTTTCCAAGACTCCGGCTTTGTCTACCCATGGCCAACCCAGAAACAGCCaaggtggaggtggaggaggaggaggagaagcaCGTGTATTCCGTGTGGGCGCTCCCACCGGACGACGTGGCAGCGCGGCTGAAGAAGCTGATGGACGGCCTACGATCCGAGTTCGGCGGGCCCCACTTCGAGCCCCACATCACGGTCGTTGGGGCAATCAGTTTGACGCCGGACGACGCGCTTCGCAGGTTCCGATCGGCGTGCGACGGCGTCAAGGCCTACGCTGCCTCCGTGGATCGTGTCGCCACCGGGTCCTTCTTTTATCAGTGTGTTTTGCTCCTCGTCCATCCAACGGCTGAG GTAGTGGAAACTAGTGCACATTGCAATGGGCATTTTGGATACAAGACATCTACTC CTTACATGCCACATTTGAGCCTCCTTTATGGGGATCTGAcagaagaggagaagaagaaagctgAAGAAAAAGCTAACATCTTTGATGAAAGCATTAGGAGCCTGAGCTTCCAAGTTACTCGTCTTGCATTATACAAAACTGACACTGAAGACAAAACTCTCAAATCCTGGGAGAAAATTGCCGAATGCAACCTTACCTCAA
- the LOC132171838 gene encoding cyclic phosphodiesterase-like isoform X1 produces the protein MPHTTPMFSSSPIIFNSSTPPSFPINLNAPKSIPRQLSETPKSYFPRLQLCLPMANPEATKVEVEEEEEKHVYSVWALPPDDVAARLKKLMDGLRSEFGGPHFEPHITVVGAISLTPDDALRRFRSACDGVKAYAASVDRVATGSFFYQCVLLLVHPTAEVVETSAHCNGHFGYKTSTPYMPHLSLLYGDLTEEEKKKAEEKANIFDESIRSLSFQVTRLALYKTDTEDKTLKSWEKIAECNLTSS, from the exons ATGCCACACACCACTCCCATGTTCTCTTCCAGCCCAATCATATTCAACTCTTCGACGCCCCCCTCTTTCCCAATAAACCTTAACGCCCCAAAATCTATTCCACGTCAGCTTTCTGAAACGCCCAAATCGTATTTTCCAAGACTCCAGCTTTGTCTTCCCATGGCCAACCCAGAAGCAACCaaggtggaggtggaggaggaggaggagaagcaCGTGTATTCCGTGTGGGCGCTCCCACCGGACGACGTGGCAGCGCGGCTGAAGAAGCTGATGGACGGCCTACGATCCGAGTTCGGCGGGCCCCACTTCGAGCCCCACATCACGGTCGTTGGGGCAATCAGTTTGACGCCGGACGACGCGCTTCGCAGGTTCCGATCGGCGTGCGACGGCGTCAAGGCCTACGCTGCCTCCGTGGATCGTGTCGCCACCGGGTCCTTCTTTTATCAGTGTGTTTTGCTCCTCGTCCATCCAACGGCTGAG GTAGTGGAAACTAGTGCACATTGCAATGGGCATTTTGGATACAAGACATCTACTC CTTACATGCCACATTTGAGCCTCCTTTATGGGGATCTGAcagaagaggagaagaagaaagctgAAGAAAAAGCTAACATCTTTGATGAAAGCATTAGGAGCCTGAGCTTCCAAGTTACTCGTCTTGCATTATACAAAACAGACACTGAAGACAAAACTCTCAAATCCTGGGAGAAAATTGCCGAATGCAACCTTACCTCAAgttag